A single window of Acidobacteriota bacterium DNA harbors:
- a CDS encoding terminase small subunit, which produces MADSENQEVVEQGTSAAETPTLLTRQELADRLGQHKGTITRWESDGMPVAKKMPRGQASLFDLAAVQEWRERTNATKLSSNLSLEQERARLTRAQTEKVERENLRRAGELLPRDEVARAGQAYTAAWASKVRGIPRRMTQAGFITRDQEPQVAAICREILIEIAGWKTLADVEDAAPAVETTKPKRRKAKKKKKPTPSSTPPPAAAVPEAPASPPPIVDEVQP; this is translated from the coding sequence TTGGCCGATTCTGAGAACCAAGAAGTTGTAGAACAGGGCACCAGCGCGGCCGAAACGCCGACGCTGTTGACCCGTCAGGAACTCGCGGATCGACTGGGTCAGCACAAGGGCACGATCACTCGCTGGGAAAGCGACGGCATGCCGGTCGCGAAGAAGATGCCCCGCGGGCAGGCTTCGCTGTTCGACCTGGCCGCGGTTCAGGAGTGGCGCGAGCGAACGAACGCCACAAAGCTCAGCTCGAATCTGTCGCTCGAGCAAGAACGCGCTCGTCTCACGCGCGCGCAGACCGAGAAAGTTGAACGCGAGAATCTGCGGCGGGCCGGGGAGCTGCTGCCTCGAGATGAAGTGGCCCGCGCCGGCCAGGCCTACACCGCCGCGTGGGCGTCGAAGGTCCGCGGCATTCCGCGCAGGATGACGCAGGCCGGTTTCATCACCCGCGATCAGGAACCGCAAGTCGCGGCGATCTGTCGCGAGATCCTCATCGAGATTGCCGGCTGGAAAACCCTCGCCGACGTTGAAGACGCTGCGCCGGCTGTGGAGACGACGAAGCCAAAGCGACGCAAGGCGAAGAAGAAAAAGAAGCCGACGCCATCGAGCACGCCGCCGCCAGCTGCCGCGGTGCCAGAGGCACCGGCGTCGCCGCCGCCAATCGTTGACGAGGTCCAGCCATGA